In Mytilus edulis chromosome 6, xbMytEdul2.2, whole genome shotgun sequence, the following proteins share a genomic window:
- the LOC139526735 gene encoding uncharacterized protein, giving the protein MEEDTHTTLNTNNYASTHRASKFCCRLCNRKHHTSLCTQYTDRSYFDKPSNGTSVHTVVNNESVATATSFHSPTVQSRSSVLLKTAVAPVWSEHQGMNTSILFDEGEQRSFVTEESASKLDIKAVGTEVIHLSAFGNAITKVRHLPKGMIYVESIEGVNIPIEVLVVQAIASPITNYSENDTRNCKHLIGLRLAPPITNDDKFSISLLIGADFYWDFIEDTVIRGKGPTAVKSKLGYLVSGPTSPEMNRKSGAVGMFNILKNHKPEEFNLEAFWKLESLGVVDVRSKKPFKDLQI; this is encoded by the coding sequence atggaggaagacacccataccaccttaaacacAAACAATTATGCATCAACGCACCGCGCAAGTAAATTCTGTTGCCGACTCTGTAACAGGAAGCATCATACTAGTTTATGTACACAGTATACTGATAGATCGTACTTCGATAAACCGTCAAATGGAACGTCAGTACACACCGTAGTCAACAATGAAAGTGTTGCCACTGCCACAAGTTTTCATTCGCCTACAGTACAATCCCGTTCTAGCGTATTACTGAAAACCGCCGTAGCACCCGTTTGGAGTGAACATCAAGGAATGAATACAAGTATATTGTTCGATGAAGGAGAACAGCGTTCTTTCGTGACCGAAGAATCAGCTTCGAAACTAGACATAAAGGCAGTAGGTACAGAAGTTATTCATCTTTCTGCATTTGGAAATGCAATCACTAAAGTTCGACACTTACCGAAAGGAATGATATACGTTGAGTCAATAGAAGGAGTAAACATACCCATTGAAGTCTTAGTAGTCCAAGCCATAGCAAGTCCGATCACCAATTATAGTGAAAATGATACCCGAAATTGCAAACATCTGATAGGATTACGATTAGCACCCCCGATCACAAACGACGACAAGTTTAGTATATCTTTACTGATAGGAGCAGATTTTTATTGGGATTTTATAGAAGATACCGTTATTAGAGGAAAAGGTCCGACAGCTGTCAAGTCCAAACTTGGTTACCTGGTGTCTGGTCCGACATCACCAGAAATGAATCGTAAATCGGGAGCCGTAGGAATGttcaacattttgaaaaatcACAAACCGGAAGAGTTTAATTTAGAAGCATTTTGGAAATTGGAGTCACTTGGAGTAGTCGACGTAAGATCCAAGAAGCCATTTAAAGACTTACAGATTTAA
- the LOC139526736 gene encoding uncharacterized protein: MTPDELQHSTILWIRCCQAIAYQDEVRALKLKQIQKTKLPRLRQLRLYLDNNDLMRCKGKIHNTPIPESAKHPYLLPPYHRLSELIVLNSHELVLHSGINATVTQVCQTICIPSLRQFTRKLLHRCSTCKRVIGKPYRAPDHPPLHKIRLQEAPSFTVTGVDFSLHIKEKNGTLIKSYICLFTCPSTRVVHLEVVPDMTEESFLLGFRRFTCKKSLPNVMMSDNATSFISASQEIKQLCESQKIKKTLSTHGVEWRFIHSRAPWFGDIDDSELLTPAHLLYGRRITSVPYPRIEIDNIDEPYVLNTSVASKRAQRLSFIIAQFWNRWKSEYLTALREFQKKSGDNKINIRVGDIVQVHDDKPRNRWKIAIVEELVVGNDGLIRSETIRTNSGRTTHPIVKLYPLEINEEELPNTADETNEVGTRTTLHMRKAAMRAKENIKSWTNS; the protein is encoded by the exons ATGACACCAGATGAACTACAGCACTCAACAATATTATGGATACGATGTTGTCAAGCTATCGCATACCAAGATGAAGTTCGCGCTCTAAAGCTAAAACAGATACAGAAAACTAAATTGCCACGACTTCGACAACTTCGGTTATATTTAGATAACAACGATTTAATGAGATGCAAGGGAAAAATTCATAACACGCCAATACCCGAATCGGCAAAACACCCTTACCTTTTACCGCCATATCACCGATTATCGGAACTTATTGTATTGAACTCACACGAACTAGTTTTACATTCTGGAATTAATGCCACGGTTACGCAAGTTTGTCAAACAATTTGTATTCCGTCATTGCGTCAATTTACGCGCAAATTACTGCATAGATGTTCAACATGTAAACGAGTTATAGGAAAACCATACAGGGCACCAGACCATCCCCCGTTACATAAAATACGACTTCAAGAAGCCCCATCGTTTACCGTCACTGGTGTAGATTTTTCTCTTCATATCAAGGAAAAGAACGGAACATTAATTAAATCATACATTTGTTTATTCACCTGTCCATCGACAAGAGTCGTTCATTTAGAGGTTGTACCCGACATGACAGAAGAATCATTTTTGTTAGGATTCAGAAGATTTACATGTAAAAAATCCTTACCAAATGTTATGATGTCAGACAACGCTACATCTTTTATTTCAGCATCACAAGAGATTAAACAACTGTGTGAATCCCAGAAGATCAAAAAGACATTATCTACGCATGGAGTCGAGTGGAGATTTATCCATAGCCGAGCCCCATGGTTCGGGG ACATTGATGACAGTGAACTATTAACACCGGCACACCTACTATATGGTCGCCGTATTACATCTGTACCATATCCGAGAATTGAGATAGATAATATTGATGAACCTTACGTATTGAACACGTCTGTTGCTTCAAAGCGTGCACAAAGACTTTCGTTTATAATTGCACAATTTTGGAATCGTTGGAAGTCCGAATATTTAACAGCACTGAGAGAGTTTCAGAAGAAGAGTGGAGACAACAAAATCAACATCCGAGTCGGAGATATTGTGCAAGTTCATGACGACAAACCTCGAAATCGTTGGAAAATAGCAATTGTCGAAGAATTAGTTGTTGGAAATGATGGTTTAATCAGATCTGAAACTATTAGGACTAACAGTGGCCGTACGACTCACCCGATTGTCAAACTTTATCCGCTGGAGATCAACGAAGAGGAACTACCAAATACAGCAGATGAGACGAATGAAGTTGGTACCAGAACAACACTGCATATGCGAAAGGCAGCTATGCGTGCAAAGGAGAACATTAAATCTTGGACAAATTCTTAG